AGTTCATACCACTGCTTGACGGTCAGGCGGTTGACGATCACCAGATTACCGTCTGTGTGCGCAAGCGTCCACCAAGCCGAAAGGAGGTGAATCGGAAAGAGGTCGATGTCATATCGGTGCCCCGCAAGGACTTGATGATTGTCCATGAGCCGCGGACCAAGGTCGATCTCACCAAGTTCCTTGAACATCACAAATTTCGTTTTGACTATGCTTTCAACGAAATGTGTGACAATGCCATGGTGTACAAGTGAGTATTCGAAACAGTAGTAAACTCGATTTTTAGGCATTaccatatatgtatgcatccccatcccccatcTATCTGTCCTCAATCTCTCTCGAAATTGTCGTGTACATGCACACGGTGTTCGTCGGTTGCCAGAGGGTATATCTTTTAATTGTCAGTCGACGGAGGAGGCAACGCTTGCAGCATATAAAAGAAAAAGCGAACAAAAACGGCCGCAATTccaaaaatataaatttccaaTTGGTTTTTTCCAACAGCTGTTGTGGGCCATCTCTAGCAGACACCGCAATGGTTTGGGGGCCATCTCTAGCAGAGCGACTCATTCGAATGCACACAAGCAAACAAAcccacacgcacgcacacatacacatagaGAGGCAGCTGAAAGCCGTCGCTCCCGAAATAGCAAagttttgtttggttttttgttgtttttgttttgttgtttccCAATGATTTGAAGCTTATGACTAATTTCACACAAGCCTCTCGCTATCTCCGTCTCCCTCTGGCACTTGCCACTGCCATTGCCAGTGCCCATGGCGGCCACTCAATAGGCGTTCCATTCATTCATGGGGTATGGTATGCCgcttgatttgatttgatttacGTTCAGTTTTTGACTCTAAATTGTACTTAGCGCCTCTTTTGAAAAGTAACCGCCATTACCCGTCCATTAAAAATTGTTTACCTTTTGTCATAGGGGGGATTCAATTAAGAAGCTCTCTTCTCCCCCTCTCCCTTTCCCTATCGCTCTCTTGCTCTCTTGCTCTTTTCTTACCGGCGCATGAGTCAATGGCTGACGCCGTTTCGGATGCGTCACGTAACGCCAGGCGACGCTACGTGAAACGGTGAAACGTTAAGCTCTCCTTCCCACTGATGAGGCATACAAGTATTTCGGTagaaatggaatggaattgCTTACAAACCCAAAAATCCAACAATAAGATAGCGCCGATAACACTCTGACTGTTCAATTGATTGTGAATCATTTTTAGTAGATCGATAGATAACACCTTTAATTAGATTAATTTCCTTTTTCCTTACGCTATATCCCCGTCCCCGTCTGATACATACTGATATTCATGCTCTGATTCTCTGTGATCCTTCTCAGATACACAGCCAAGCCCCTGGTGAAGACTATTTTCGAGGGCGGAATGGCGACATGCTTTGCCTATGGCCAGACAGGATCCGGCAAGACCCATACCATGGGCGGGGAGTTTACGGGTAAAATACAGGACTGCAAGAACGGCATCTATGCCATGGCCGCCAAGGATGTGTTCGCGACCCTCAATACACCGCGCTATCGCACCATGAATCTAGTCGTCTCGGCCTCGTTCTTTGAGATTTACAGTGGCAAGGTAAGACAAGACTACCCCCCCCCTTCCTGAACCCCGATTGCTAATCTGCTGCTGTTCGAACAGGTCTTCGATCTGCTGGCCGATAAGCAGAAGCTGCGCGTGCTGGAGGACGGCAACCAGCAGGTGCAGGTGGTTGGCCTCACCGAAAAGGTTGTGGACAGCGTCGAGGAGGTGCTAAAGATCATCCAGCAGGGTAATGCGGCGCGCACCTCGGGCCAGACCTCGGCCAATGCGAACTCGTCGCGATCGCATGCCGTCTTCCAGATTGTCCTGCGTCCGATGGGCACGGCAAAGATCCATGGTAAATTTTCGTTCATTGATCTGGCGGGCAATGAGCGGGGTGTGGACACCTCGTCGGCCGATCGCCAGACACGCATGGAGGGTGCCGAGATTAATAAGTCGCTGCTGGCACTCAAGGAGTGCATCCGGGCATTGGGTAAACAGTCGGCCCACCTGCCGTTCCGTGTCTCGAAGCTCACGCAGGTGCTGCGCGACTCGTTCATTGGAGAGAAGAGCAAGACTTGCATGATAGCCATGATATCGCCGTGCAACAATTCCTGTGAGCATACGCTCAACACGCTGCGCTACGCGGATCGGGTCAAGGAGCTGGTGGCCCCCAATGTCCAGGAGATGAGCCCATGTGGCGATGGCAATGATCCCATGGACGACAATGTCATTGAAGTCatggacgacgacgacgaggaggagcaggaaaACAATCCGGTGCGCAAGCCAGGCATCCGTTCACACAATCAACGGAACGTCCCAATTTCCGCCGGCCTtcacaataataataacaacaacaacaagaacggGAACGGTAATGCCAGCAACACGGATCTGGCACTTTTGAGTTCGCTGAGCGTGAGTATTTACAAACCATATTTATACCCACCCACTATTCCCGCTTCGTGGAAGATACTGGATGACTCTAGAAGCCCCTGAAATCTGCTGTTCCTTCTTGGTTTTTGTGGTATACCAGATCTCGAGGCTTCTCTAGGCACAGGCATATGAACATATTTTGAATTTCCCCACATTTAGGTAGCCTTTGAGTTTAGCTTTAGACATCTGTACTATACATAGAAGCTAGTGGCAAGAAATTAGGTTTGGAAACATACCTTCGTACAACAAAACAAGCAATGCTCTCGCGCAGCAAGACCACAACGGGTGGCATCTCGAAgaagccgccgccgccgcctacTGACAACTCGGCGGCAGACCCCAACAGACCCAAGTCCAGTCCGAAGCTAGCCCCGACACGAAGATACAAAATGTACGCACACGTGGAAACGAGCATCCCGATTCCGGCCCGGACAGTGCATTCGGTGAAAAAGTCGCCAGTGGCCAATACGGTCAAAAAGTTGGGCTCCCATCTCGAAAAGCATAAATCGCCATACGCTAAGGCTGTAAGAAGCCAGAAGAAGACGGATACTCCGGCGGACAAGAAGCCACATCTTCCCAAGGACGAACCGGATGTCATTGAGTTGGCCGAGTTGATACCACGCGTTCAAGAAGAACTGATCAAGAAATTTGGCGAAAGGCCCCAGCTGGTGCGCAGCAAGACTGGAATAATATTTACCCTGAGCGACAGTGGCACCAAGGGTGTACTGTTCGATTATGCTTGTCGCCTGCCCCACATCAATTCAAAGGTGGAGGCGGAAGAAGAGCCTGCCAAGGATCTAAACTGAATATGTCGATCGATCAGCTTTCCCCCCGACATACAGTTGTTAGGAGATATATTTTTGTTAATTGTTTTTGGTCATCTTGCTAGATCCCCGCTCACCAAAGTAAACGTAATTTAGCTATGGAACAAATAAATCAGATGAAACACACAGACTCTAATTACCCGTATGTACTCATTTGCAGGAACACGAAATGTCACAGGAGCTGATCACACAGCATGAGGCCATCGAAGATCTACAGCAAACTGAAGAAATGGTTGTCGAATTCCATCGATCGGTGAACGCCACACTGGAGACCTTCCTGAATGAATCGAAAACCCTATATACGCAAACAAACTATGTGAACTATGATCAAGAGGACTATTGTAAGCGCGGCGAATTGATGTTCGCCCAACTGATGGACATTGCCACCCAGTGCCGTGACATGATGGCCGAGTACCGCATTAAGTTGGCCAAAGAAGAGATGCTTTCTTGTAAATACAGTCCAAACAGCCAGCGCTAGAACACCAACTAGCCGTAAGCATCCCACCCCCCACACTATAAACTATCATCcgcaaaattttaaaattcgtTTCCATCACACACTGGCCGCCCCCCCCATTGaggatacatatgtatgttgcCCAAGAATTTTACTAGAATTAACGCCCCGCCCTATCCTATCTGCCCGATTAAAATGTGATCCGATAAGGCAAAGACTACTACCTATGCTATGGTCGAATTCCAAAAGAAAACGTTGCGAAACTGAACTGAAGCTGGGGGCTGCTGCGGATGAGgttacacgcacacacacacacacacacacacacacacagatatacACCCGCTCGCGAATCTAttgttgtttatttattattttatttggcaGTTCAGCGTTTTTAATTCAGTTCAGTTGTTTTCAGCTCAGCGTTTAGctttaaataaaaattccCTATACTGTTAAAGGATTTCATGAATTCATTACTTTTCGAACGAGAAAAGAAGCGGCGTCTCATCTCGGTTCAAACCATTCGTTCATCTCAACCACTCATCCAGCATTCAGTCGTCATATCTCGCTCTCTAAACGCACCCACAGCCAGCCGCTCCGCCCACTCCTTGTAAGCGCCTTGCTCTCTTGGGAGAGCAGCTTGTTTTCTTATTGAGTTTTACCGTTCATTGAACTGATTTTATGATGaatggaaggaacaacggtagaGCGGGTAAGGCAGGAAGAGATTGACAGTATCCCAAACGATATACCCCCGATAAATAccgaagggggggggggggggggggctgtcTCGATTGAACAAGAAATACAATACCGAATTataacaacaacaccaacaccaacaacatgtaATAAACAACACACTTTCTGTTTAGTTCTCATTGATTTATACGATGCTTTTGTAAAAGAAAAAGACATTTACATACTATACTACAACTTACTATTATGAGATTCCATTTACATTATAAATTACCTTCTAAAGAATTCAATAATTTTTTGTATCTTTTCAATTGATTCGAGAGTCCTGCCTACCTCTCTGTAGCGCCGCGGCACAAATCAATAACACATTACTATTATGGATTAGTTGCGTATAGTATTTGTAATTATTTAAAGGCCACAAAACTGTATTTAATTTGTATTAATTTATGGAGAGTACTACCACTACTACAGCACCAATACCAATTTACAAGCGTATTCCTCCTAAACCCCCTCCCCCCATAACTTTAATGAtctttttatatatatatatatttaccaCACATATGAACTCATTTTGTTTTCAAACTGATTTATATTCTTTGCCTGAGAATTATTTAGCCTATGtttaattttccatttattcgCTGTCTTCATTTTCGCTATAtgaataatttattttataattattttatttttttttttttatgtgtgTGGAGGAGAAGAATTTAAAATGCACCTATTCGCGTTGCTCATTTGATTTTGAGAAATTTGAATTTGCATTTCATTTTGTACTAATATTTATTACATATATTTAACTCATTTTACACGACTAAAAATGATCACGAATGACAACAACAGGAACATAACCAAACCACAGATTTCCAAGCACTGCTTGCACTGCTTACTTGTAGACAAACAAACAAGAATGAACACGAATGGTACACATACACACCTTATCCttaaaaacacacaaaaagaaacgaaacgaattATGAACATCAATACTCACGTGCTTCTCCCAAAAGGTTTTATAAAATTCAAAACCttttaaaaattttttttattaatcgCGTTTTACCAGAGCACTTTACTGCAGAATTTCCTCTTCTACTACAGTCGGACGATGACAAATTTTTTGTAATTCACCAAATGCGAGTTTTTAAAACAATGTTAATACGAATTAAACAAACAAACTGAATAATGAGTGCTTCGTTATTATGcagtataaataataataaagaaaTGTGTTAGGAATGGAATGAACTTTAATAATGtattattaaatataaataataatttatattGTAATAGAAGCGAAGAGACACAAAAACTAAATTCAACATTAAAGATGtgtaaaaaccaaaaacatttttttttttttgtaacgGGGAATGCAAAACAACCCATGACCATACGCATTGGAAAGTGTTCTGTTGCTGTGCTGCCGCTACGACGCGCACAGTGGCCCGCACCAATTGTAGTGCGCTTGTTGTAAgaaaaaattgtttgcatcGACGTCTTAATTTTCCCTAAAATTATGCTACGCGAATAGGCTAAGTCTTCTGTTGGGTCCAAGAAAGCTAAGCTTTTAACACGCCATCTACTGGGTGCGCTTCGTCACCGTGGGCTGCCcatattattttgtttggctgacgttttaatcggcctcctcctcccactgtCATTTTGACAAATCGATAAAGAAAAAGGGAAGAACGAGGGGATGAGGCCTTGATTTCCGGGAGAAGCAGCTGTCTCTCTCCTCGTGGTATCCGAACAGTACGGACGTACTTATccagctcaaaaaaaaaaaaaaaaatttataaaaggtaaaaatcaaataaaagttcTTGGGAGACCAGCACGATCCGCCGGCCTTTCGGAAGAAAGACCCCATCCACCCAGACGAGAAACCAATCCCCGATCCACGGTGCAGAGGATGGTGCGAATTTTCTGACGATCGCCCCAAAGCGGgccaccgtagagttgggaagctccaccCAACGCCCCAACGCCCTCCGCCAACGCGGtccaccgtagagttgggaagctccacctAAAGCCCCAACGCCATCCACCACAGCGAGCCCTTCAGCAGTTCCCGAGCTTCAGCGCCGACAGAGAGCGCCCCCTCAGCCGTTTCCGAGCTTTAGCGCCGGCAGCAGCGAGCTCTTCGCCGCCCCAACGCGAGCCGTCGCGACCGAGAGTGAGCCATCCAGCCACCGGGCCAAGAGCCTTAAACAAAAAGTGCCAAGTGATCTTCCTTGCCAGGAATAACCAGACCCGTCCAAGGAAAAAGAGACCCTGACCCGAATTTTTTTTGTCACCGTGCTTCGCCCTAACCTAAAAGCCAGATCATGACATGTGaaggttaaatgtattaaataaACCCCAACGGAACGGGCAGAACTCGTATGATGCTCTTGTGGCCCATTGTGCGTTTATTCCCAAAGAACTTATGTGCGCTTGTTAGGCCGTTGACCCCTTTGTGCATATAAAACGAAACCAGCTGCTTGGAGCTTTTTCCGTGCGCCCACACCTTGGTCTATGGATCAAGACCTACCCCAACGAATctaaataaacgaataaatattgaataaagTATAAAATATAGAAGTTAAAGATggaataatttgatttatgaacTATAtatgctcaaaaaaaaaaaagccctaaacaaaaagaaaaagaagatcaaGATAATCTGGTGTTAGCCGTGGTCatgcgtgtgcatgtgtgtgtgctctctctctaaaacTTACAGGTATTCCCCTCGCCGAAAGATCTTTTGGACGTGGCCGGAACATGAAAGTACGTAAGTGAACAAACTCCCAGTTAACGTT
The Drosophila miranda strain MSH22 chromosome XL, D.miranda_PacBio2.1, whole genome shotgun sequence genome window above contains:
- the LOC108153322 gene encoding kinesin-like protein Klp10A — protein: MDMISIGQSVKIKRTDGRVHAAVVAVINSSGKCITVEWYERGETKGKEVELEAILTLNPELTQEAVEQHAAPEPKKQATTPVNLARNPTQSNISGNLTSRLTMAGSQLNKIHETHPTISSGNVNSNATTGGTTAATNSGLQRPRIQQVTGRQQQTRSATTSITASAQLGAGGQSSQSTNNPVVNNSTQSSIGGGGGVAGVVRRSHALKEVERLKENREKRRARQAELKEEQKALQNQDPGNPNWELANMIRDYQNTLEFIPLLDGQAVDDHQITVCVRKRPPSRKEVNRKEVDVISVPRKDLMIVHEPRTKVDLTKFLEHHKFRFDYAFNEMCDNAMVYKYTAKPLVKTIFEGGMATCFAYGQTGSGKTHTMGGEFTGKIQDCKNGIYAMAAKDVFATLNTPRYRTMNLVVSASFFEIYSGKVFDLLADKQKLRVLEDGNQQVQVVGLTEKVVDSVEEVLKIIQQGNAARTSGQTSANANSSRSHAVFQIVLRPMGTAKIHGKFSFIDLAGNERGVDTSSADRQTRMEGAEINKSLLALKECIRALGKQSAHLPFRVSKLTQVLRDSFIGEKSKTCMIAMISPCNNSCEHTLNTLRYADRVKELVAPNVQEMSPCGDGNDPMDDNVIEVMDDDDEEEQENNPVRKPGIRSHNQRNVPISAGLHNNNNNNNKNGNGNASNTDLALLSSLSEHEMSQELITQHEAIEDLQQTEEMVVEFHRSVNATLETFLNESKTLYTQTNYVNYDQEDYCKRGELMFAQLMDIATQCRDMMAEYRIKLAKEEMLSCKYSPNSQR